In one Candidatus Methylomirabilota bacterium genomic region, the following are encoded:
- a CDS encoding cupin domain-containing protein, whose amino-acid sequence MPVFKWSELEERMLYPEHSPATGSVLRGEKIAVARVRYPGGSKVPSHASRREQVHSILRGQATYRVGDDEKLVGPGEAVLIRPNTVHEVQVLTDMEVIGFQDVGPLASVGPGGAGGPVFFKWEEMESDFITPKYSSGRGPTITGERIEVAYMFYPAGTEGKPHAHPNEQIQVALQGKVRGFIGGEENLIEAGGGMLFPPNVEHGIKILEDYTVINCKDIVPGWSVYHARWEREPARS is encoded by the coding sequence ATGCCGGTATTCAAGTGGAGCGAGCTGGAAGAGAGAATGCTCTATCCCGAGCACAGCCCGGCCACTGGCTCCGTGCTCCGGGGGGAGAAGATCGCGGTGGCCCGCGTGCGCTATCCGGGCGGCAGCAAGGTGCCCAGCCACGCCAGCCGCCGCGAGCAGGTGCACTCCATCCTGCGCGGGCAGGCGACCTATCGCGTGGGCGACGACGAAAAGCTGGTCGGGCCGGGCGAGGCCGTCCTGATTCGCCCCAACACCGTGCACGAGGTCCAGGTCCTGACCGACATGGAGGTGATCGGATTCCAGGACGTGGGGCCGCTGGCCAGCGTCGGGCCCGGCGGGGCGGGAGGTCCGGTCTTCTTCAAGTGGGAGGAGATGGAGTCCGACTTCATCACGCCCAAATATTCATCGGGACGCGGGCCGACCATCACCGGGGAACGGATCGAGGTGGCGTACATGTTCTATCCCGCGGGGACGGAGGGCAAGCCCCACGCGCACCCTAACGAGCAGATCCAGGTCGCGCTGCAGGGCAAGGTCCGCGGGTTCATCGGCGGCGAAGAGAATCTGATCGAGGCCGGCGGCGGTATGCTGTTCCCGCCGAACGTCGAGCACGGGATCAAGATTCTGGAGGACTACACCGTCATCAACTGCAAGGACATCGTCCCGGGCTGGAGCGTCTACCACGCGCGTTGGGAGCGGGAGCCCGCGCGGTCCTAG